ACTGGACCAGCGAGGCGAGCGAGGTCGCGGTCCTGGCCGGCTTTGGCACGATTCCGGCGGTGCTGTTCGGCGAGGCGCAATTGCCGCCGGAACTGCTCAAGGCGCCGCCTTGGCTGACGCTGATGACCGGCATCATGCTGCATGCCAGCTTCGCCCATCTGATCGGCAACATGCTGTTCCTCTGGGTCTTCGGCGACAATGTCGAGGATGCGATGGGACATCTGCGCTTCCTCGTCTTCTTTCTTCTCTGCGGCATCGCCGGAGCGCTGCTGCATGCGCTGATGAACCCCGAATCGGAGCAGCCGCTGATCGGCGCCTCCGGCGCGATCTCGGGCGTGATCGCCTCCTATCTGATGCTCTACCCGCGCGTGCGCGTCTGGGGCCTCGCCTTCAAATGGATTCCCCTGCACATCCCGGCGATGTACGCGCTCGGCGCCTGGATCCTGTTCCAGCTGCTCTCGGCGCTGTTCGACCAGCAGGGCGCGGTCGGCTGGTGGGCGCATCTCGGCGGGCTCGGCGCTGGTGCGGCGCTGACACCGCTCCTGATCCGGCGCGAGCTGCGCCTGTTCGGCCGCGGCATGCAGGGGCAGCCGTGACTTTCATGGCGTTGACAAGCGCAAATCCCCGTCGCTACGGTCCGTCCGCATTTCAGCCGGGTGCCGCGATGCTGGCCGTCGCTTGGCCGGCGGGTCGGCATCAGATCACATCTCTCCTCAACCGGTGACGCCCTTATGAAGATACTTGTGCCAGTGAAGCGAGTGGTCGACTTCAACGTGAAGATCCGCGTGAAGGGCGACGGTTCCGGGGTCGAACTGGCCAATGTGAAGATGTCGATGAATCCCTTCGACGAGATCGCGGTCGAAGAGGCGCTGCGGCTCAAGGAAGCGGGCAAGGCCACGGAAGTGATCGTGGTCTCGG
This genomic interval from Bosea sp. 29B contains the following:
- a CDS encoding rhomboid family intramembrane serine protease is translated as MFVPLHDGVPMRFIRVAYVTYALIALCIVLRLMLMYWTSEASEVAVLAGFGTIPAVLFGEAQLPPELLKAPPWLTLMTGIMLHASFAHLIGNMLFLWVFGDNVEDAMGHLRFLVFFLLCGIAGALLHALMNPESEQPLIGASGAISGVIASYLMLYPRVRVWGLAFKWIPLHIPAMYALGAWILFQLLSALFDQQGAVGWWAHLGGLGAGAALTPLLIRRELRLFGRGMQGQP